One stretch of Glandiceps talaboti chromosome 7, keGlaTala1.1, whole genome shotgun sequence DNA includes these proteins:
- the LOC144437509 gene encoding biogenesis of lysosome-related organelles complex 1 subunit 4-like, whose protein sequence is MADKGEEDKHEVESDENKTNGPDLDEMLAQTAEQYATYFKVNVKKEKTVLEDSIEDMLMRLEEFISLVDMIRTESSQSLNRTIPEIYTKSLDMKRIFSKIDQLETFVGRVQQDVGILEEQVNTAEDELELGSLSSIKKAFSSLPIPFKQTKKTPSKPVLEMRKYQPPEIFHSEDFFQPEPTGDTQSPQTEQR, encoded by the exons atggctgacaagGGGGAGGAAGATAAACACGAAGTGGAGTCAGACGAAAACAAGACAAATGGTCCCGATCTGGACGAAATGCTGGCACAGACAGCAGAGCAATATGCAACGTATTTCAAAGTCAATGTGAAGAAAGAG AAAACCGTCCTGGAAGATTCTATCGAAGATATGCTAATGAGACTAGAGGAATTTATTAGTCTGGTTGACATG ATTCGCACCGAGTCTTCTCAGTCCCTAAATCGAACCATACCAGAAATATATACCAAGAGTTTAGACATGAAGAGGATATTTAGTAAAATAGACCAGCTGGAG ACATTTGTTGGTCGTGTTCAGCAAGATGTTGGGATTCTAGAAGAACAAGTCAATACAGCTGAAGATGAACTTGAACTTGGATCACTAAGTTCTATCAAGAAAGCATTCAGTTCACTGCCAATACCATTTAAACAAACA AAAAAAACACCAAGCAAACCTGTACTTGAGATGAGAAAATACCAGCCACCTGAAATCTTTCACAGTGAAGACTTCTTCCAACCAGAGCCAACAGGAGACACACAGAGTCCACAAACTGAACAGAGATGA